In Mucilaginibacter celer, one DNA window encodes the following:
- a CDS encoding TIR domain-containing protein, protein MSNSDIPNIFISYSHYDKSYKTTLEHYLKILPLNFNLLSDDLLTGADEWKGKLDTMRESADIFLLLVSPDYLSSETVRNELAHIYSIKTENRKILPVILKPCNWKGYEFSSYQVVPKFGEPVSTFMDFEAAYKEIVTTVSSFLSPLNPRALWNIGVEIHDRTGTLDLSSCNLEYIPELLWGMDWISKLILKQNLIQEIYHLDNMVNLEVLDLSKNQIKKIENLNANKRLSTLYLSDNSIVKIESLSSLISLVILDLGSNNIEEINGLSVCVNLKALRLSYNQIKVIANISQLKNLKSFYISHNLVEEIEDLESLHSLNLIHLTDNKLVTLRPLLWHIQNGLPVYYDKAENLPDVGITIANNNLLAEPPPELVIKGNEEIIRYFEEADRFGLNNVNILKLVLVGNSRAGKTNFSEFIRTNKITLNSTSTDLLDIQFWRSPFNDEKGGQAIQINIFDFGGQDYYHDAHKMFYSSDTAYILLWDQESNHYEEREDADNITYENYPLEYWLESIKYNLSEKSKEVLSTVNTSLPPVLIIQNKIDLAPQQPTYKRQYVDQQRLAKENDNIWGFFDISLLTGKRTSILLEVLGEFIKSVPLAGRNLLSYEHEIVLHYLKKNKELKVMSIDEFWRDCKSRIKGPTVSFKEVNARVLAHIMNNMGIVYFDQKDKIYTDVARLNVQIKKIMELAKKGQDKGIFYDHQLVNIPFNKEILELLAQNSSIIKIGPSAYLAPQFLPVKPEARIEFFLPAFRHNQVRFMYDAYFHKNILLRLFSKYLEGANMEEAEGIKNLPFWRNGIMIANTEGDEKKIILIEFEKNTNCGIINMRTLTQFSKHKFEGDVMRTLEQLNAGCSVKKMISVNSRQFFEVNWLKEQVNAGQYVFYKDNNTFSINGLKHMEHFERVPKKLFISYSSANAAFVKRFITHLQVLKNEKLIEPWYDRMIEPGTKWDDTIRQEMKNSDLIVFLLSPDFLATQYIMETEIPLAIDQFSDDYSKFFFIELHPSSWRRTKLSQFQQTSNNQATEKNVTQIKDVNADDKWLEAIEALRTLL, encoded by the coding sequence ATGAGCAACTCTGATATACCTAACATTTTCATATCATATTCTCACTATGACAAAAGCTACAAAACAACATTAGAGCATTATCTAAAAATTCTGCCGCTGAACTTCAACCTGCTTTCCGACGATCTGCTAACAGGTGCAGATGAGTGGAAGGGAAAATTAGATACCATGCGCGAAAGTGCAGATATCTTCCTCTTGTTGGTCTCTCCGGATTATCTTTCTTCCGAAACTGTTAGAAATGAACTTGCCCATATATATAGTATCAAGACGGAAAACAGAAAGATATTACCTGTCATATTAAAGCCCTGTAACTGGAAAGGTTATGAGTTTAGCAGTTACCAGGTCGTCCCTAAATTCGGCGAACCTGTTTCAACTTTTATGGACTTCGAGGCGGCCTATAAAGAGATTGTGACGACAGTAAGTTCATTCCTGTCTCCGCTCAACCCAAGGGCATTATGGAATATTGGTGTGGAAATCCATGATCGTACCGGGACACTCGATCTTAGTAGCTGTAATCTCGAGTATATTCCTGAATTATTGTGGGGAATGGATTGGATATCGAAACTGATTTTAAAACAAAATCTTATACAAGAAATCTATCACCTTGACAATATGGTGAATTTAGAAGTCTTGGATTTAAGTAAAAATCAAATTAAAAAAATCGAGAACCTTAATGCTAATAAACGCTTATCCACACTTTACCTATCAGATAATTCAATAGTAAAAATTGAATCGCTCAGTTCCCTTATATCACTGGTCATACTTGATCTTGGCAGCAATAATATCGAAGAAATTAACGGATTATCTGTTTGTGTTAATTTAAAGGCATTACGCTTGTCGTATAATCAAATAAAGGTTATTGCAAATATTAGTCAACTAAAAAATCTCAAAAGCTTTTATATATCTCACAATTTAGTTGAAGAAATTGAAGATCTCGAAAGCTTACACTCACTAAACCTTATTCATCTAACAGACAATAAATTAGTAACATTAAGACCCCTTTTATGGCATATCCAAAATGGATTACCCGTATATTATGATAAAGCCGAAAACCTACCTGATGTTGGAATTACGATAGCAAACAACAATCTATTGGCAGAACCCCCTCCGGAATTAGTAATAAAAGGCAATGAGGAAATAATAAGATATTTTGAAGAAGCAGACAGGTTTGGTCTTAATAATGTTAACATTCTTAAATTAGTGCTTGTTGGCAATAGCAGGGCAGGTAAAACAAATTTCAGCGAATTTATACGCACAAATAAAATCACCCTAAACAGCACCTCGACAGATTTACTTGACATTCAATTCTGGCGATCTCCTTTTAACGATGAAAAAGGCGGACAAGCCATTCAAATTAATATTTTTGATTTCGGTGGCCAGGATTACTATCACGATGCCCACAAAATGTTTTACTCAAGCGATACCGCATATATTTTGCTGTGGGACCAGGAAAGTAATCATTATGAAGAGAGGGAAGATGCCGATAATATAACCTATGAAAATTATCCCCTGGAGTATTGGCTCGAATCTATTAAATACAATTTGTCAGAAAAATCCAAAGAGGTATTATCAACTGTAAACACCTCCCTGCCTCCGGTTTTGATTATCCAAAACAAAATAGATCTCGCCCCGCAACAGCCGACATATAAGCGACAGTATGTTGATCAGCAAAGATTAGCTAAAGAGAACGATAATATCTGGGGTTTTTTTGATATTTCTTTACTAACAGGTAAAAGAACGTCAATCTTATTAGAGGTATTAGGCGAATTTATTAAATCTGTACCCTTAGCCGGGCGCAACTTATTAAGCTACGAGCACGAAATTGTTCTGCATTACCTGAAGAAAAATAAAGAGTTGAAGGTAATGTCTATAGATGAGTTCTGGCGTGATTGCAAATCAAGAATTAAAGGCCCAACTGTTTCTTTTAAAGAAGTGAACGCCCGGGTACTGGCTCATATTATGAATAACATGGGCATTGTTTATTTTGACCAAAAGGACAAAATCTATACCGATGTTGCCCGGCTAAATGTTCAAATTAAAAAGATAATGGAGCTTGCAAAAAAAGGGCAGGACAAAGGTATCTTTTACGATCACCAGCTTGTAAATATCCCTTTCAATAAAGAAATTCTTGAACTTTTAGCGCAAAACAGTTCTATTATCAAAATTGGGCCTTCGGCTTATTTGGCTCCTCAATTTCTACCAGTAAAACCAGAGGCAAGAATTGAATTCTTTTTACCCGCTTTCAGGCATAACCAGGTGCGCTTTATGTACGATGCCTATTTTCATAAAAACATCCTGTTGAGGTTATTTTCAAAATACCTTGAGGGTGCCAATATGGAAGAGGCTGAAGGCATAAAGAACCTTCCCTTTTGGCGCAATGGTATTATGATTGCCAACACTGAGGGCGACGAAAAGAAAATAATATTAATTGAATTTGAAAAGAATACCAATTGCGGTATAATCAATATGCGCACCCTTACGCAGTTTTCAAAACATAAATTTGAAGGCGATGTAATGCGTACACTTGAACAATTAAACGCCGGATGCTCTGTTAAAAAAATGATTTCTGTAAACAGCCGTCAATTCTTTGAGGTTAACTGGTTAAAAGAACAGGTAAATGCCGGCCAGTACGTATTTTATAAAGATAATAATACTTTTAGTATTAATGGCCTTAAGCACATGGAGCATTTTGAACGTGTTCCAAAAAAACTTTTCATTTCATACTCGTCTGCAAATGCCGCCTTTGTAAAGCGCTTCATTACACATTTACAGGTATTAAAAAATGAAAAATTGATTGAGCCGTGGTATGACAGGATGATTGAACCTGGCACAAAATGGGATGATACAATCAGACAAGAAATGAAAAACTCTGATCTGATCGTATTTCTATTAAGTCCCGATTTTTTAGCAACCCAATATATAATGGAAACCGAGATTCCGTTGGCAATAGATCAATTTTCGGATGATTATTCAAAGTTTTTCTTTATTGAACTTCACCCCAGTAGCTGGCGCCGAACCAAGCTTTCACAATTTCAACAAACATCAAATAATCAGGCAACCGAAAAAAATGTCACCCAGATTAAAGATGTCAACGCTGATGATAAGTGGCTCGAAGCTATCGAAGCACTCCGAACGCTATTGTAG
- a CDS encoding asparaginase yields the protein MSQILIIYTGGTIGMMSDPVTKVLKPINFEQIMDNVPELEKLNCRIKVHSFDEIIDSSNMNPEIWSELAGLIQANYHDNDGFVILHGSDTMAYTASALSFMLENLGKPIIFTGSQLPISAIRTDAKENLMTAIEIAKAKKNDRARVPEVCIYFDYKLFRGNRAFKYNSSKFEAFRSPNYPILAESGVHLRFSVNDIRQPEEESALIIHNNLVNDVGVLKLYPGISPKVVKNILSADVRGIVMETFGAGNTTTDAWFIDLLKNAIDSGKVILDISQCKVGTVELGRYETSKHLKDIGVANGYDMTFESAVTKMMYLLGQSDDPLQVKEWLETDLRGEITVS from the coding sequence ATGAGCCAAATTTTAATCATCTATACCGGAGGGACAATAGGTATGATGAGTGATCCGGTTACAAAGGTGCTCAAACCTATTAACTTTGAGCAGATAATGGATAATGTGCCCGAGCTTGAAAAGCTTAACTGCCGCATTAAAGTACACTCGTTTGATGAGATTATCGATTCATCAAACATGAACCCCGAAATCTGGAGCGAACTGGCCGGGTTAATTCAGGCAAATTATCATGATAACGATGGTTTTGTGATTTTACACGGATCGGATACCATGGCTTATACAGCTTCGGCATTAAGTTTTATGTTAGAGAATTTGGGCAAGCCCATCATCTTCACCGGTTCGCAACTGCCCATCAGTGCCATCCGCACCGATGCAAAAGAGAACCTGATGACGGCTATCGAAATAGCCAAAGCCAAAAAGAACGATCGCGCCCGGGTGCCGGAGGTTTGTATCTATTTTGATTATAAACTTTTCCGCGGTAACAGGGCTTTTAAATATAACTCATCAAAGTTTGAAGCTTTCCGCTCACCAAACTATCCTATCCTGGCCGAATCGGGCGTGCATTTGCGTTTCAGCGTAAATGATATCAGGCAACCCGAAGAAGAGAGCGCACTGATCATCCACAATAACCTGGTGAACGATGTGGGGGTACTTAAACTGTATCCGGGTATCAGTCCTAAAGTGGTTAAAAATATTTTAAGTGCCGACGTACGCGGCATAGTAATGGAAACCTTCGGTGCCGGTAACACCACAACCGATGCCTGGTTTATCGACTTGCTTAAAAACGCTATAGATAGTGGCAAAGTAATTCTTGATATTTCACAATGTAAAGTAGGCACTGTTGAATTGGGCCGTTACGAAACCAGCAAGCACCTGAAAGATATAGGCGTAGCCAACGGTTATGATATGACGTTTGAATCGGCTGTAACCAAAATGATGTACCTGTTGGGGCAAAGCGATGACCCGTTGCAGGTGAAGGAGTGGCTGGAGACTGATTTGAGGGGGGAGATTACGGTATCGTAG
- a CDS encoding TatD family hydrolase, with protein MVLTDTHTHLYYETIPEKRKALMQRCIDNQITRLFLPNVDAASVPLIYGLVEEYPQYCYPMLGLHPCDVNENWEAELSAIMNAHQQNKIYAIGEIGIDLYWDKNHLKEQVDAFVKQINWAKSLDLPIVIHCRDAFNEVYEVLKQEADEKLRGIFHCFGGTVEQARQVIDLNFYLGIGGIVTYKNSGLDKVIPEIDLKHIVLETDSPYLTPVPFRGKPNESSYLVYIAQKVAELQQTSIEKVAEATTENSRLVFGI; from the coding sequence ATGGTTTTAACCGACACGCACACCCATTTATACTACGAAACCATCCCCGAAAAGCGCAAGGCATTAATGCAGCGTTGTATCGATAATCAAATCACCCGCTTGTTTTTACCCAATGTTGATGCAGCTTCGGTACCCCTGATATACGGCTTGGTTGAAGAATATCCGCAATATTGTTACCCCATGCTGGGCCTGCATCCCTGCGATGTAAATGAGAACTGGGAAGCCGAGCTATCGGCGATCATGAACGCCCATCAGCAAAACAAGATCTATGCTATAGGCGAGATCGGCATCGACCTGTATTGGGATAAAAACCATTTAAAAGAGCAGGTAGATGCTTTTGTAAAACAAATTAACTGGGCAAAAAGCCTTGATTTGCCAATAGTAATTCACTGCCGCGATGCTTTTAACGAAGTTTACGAAGTACTGAAACAGGAAGCCGACGAAAAACTGCGCGGCATTTTTCATTGTTTTGGCGGCACAGTTGAACAGGCCCGGCAGGTAATCGACCTGAATTTTTACCTGGGAATAGGAGGGATAGTTACCTACAAAAACTCGGGACTTGATAAAGTTATACCCGAAATTGACTTAAAACATATAGTTTTAGAAACAGATTCTCCGTACCTTACGCCCGTTCCGTTCAGGGGTAAACCTAATGAAAGCTCATACCTGGTGTATATTGCCCAAAAAGTAGCCGAGCTTCAGCAAACAAGCATCGAAAAAGTGGCCGAAGCCACTACCGAAAATTCCAGGCTTGTGTTCGGAATTTAA
- a CDS encoding FKBP-type peptidyl-prolyl cis-trans isomerase, with protein sequence MKKHFFYFLIAALAVFASKANAQTEGLQKTDKGSFYKIYTANPGDKPKLNDVITFNFIQKTDKDSVLFSSYTAGRPAQAQIQEWRALGDMMDIFPLLAVKDSALVKVPTDSVFKGHEEARPPFFPKGSYLVFIIKMEKIQSLNDAIAERNAGLEKLKQAEAVDRDKYIAAHGLKPLTTASGLKYIITSPSAKKKPLAGDTVLVNYTGKTLNGKVFDSSVEANAKAAGLEQPGRTYEPISVVLGENRVIQGWEEGLLLLNEGSKATFIIPSSIGYGDRGNGPAIPGYSTLLFDLELVKVKPGKHLVAPKPAAGKTPVKKVGAKKPVAKKKN encoded by the coding sequence ATGAAAAAGCACTTTTTTTATTTTTTAATAGCTGCGTTAGCCGTATTTGCTTCAAAGGCCAACGCGCAAACCGAAGGCTTGCAGAAAACCGATAAAGGTTCGTTTTATAAAATATACACGGCCAACCCCGGCGATAAACCGAAGCTTAATGATGTTATTACTTTTAACTTTATCCAAAAAACGGATAAAGATTCGGTATTGTTCAGTAGCTATACTGCCGGCAGGCCGGCCCAGGCGCAGATCCAGGAATGGCGCGCTTTGGGCGATATGATGGATATATTCCCACTGCTTGCCGTTAAGGACAGTGCACTGGTAAAAGTTCCTACCGATTCGGTATTTAAAGGACACGAAGAAGCCCGTCCGCCATTCTTCCCGAAAGGAAGCTATCTTGTTTTTATTATCAAGATGGAGAAAATCCAATCGTTAAATGATGCTATTGCCGAAAGGAATGCCGGGTTGGAAAAGCTGAAACAAGCCGAAGCTGTTGACAGGGATAAGTATATCGCCGCTCATGGCCTTAAACCCCTTACTACGGCATCGGGCTTAAAATATATTATTACCAGTCCTTCGGCCAAAAAGAAACCGCTTGCAGGCGATACTGTACTGGTAAATTATACCGGCAAAACGCTTAATGGTAAAGTGTTTGACAGTAGCGTGGAGGCCAATGCCAAAGCAGCAGGCCTGGAACAACCGGGCCGCACCTACGAACCCATCAGCGTTGTTTTAGGCGAAAACCGCGTAATTCAAGGTTGGGAAGAGGGTTTGCTTTTGCTGAATGAAGGCTCAAAAGCAACGTTCATCATCCCGTCGTCAATAGGTTATGGCGACCGTGGAAATGGGCCTGCTATTCCCGGATACAGCACATTGTTGTTTGATCTGGAACTGGTAAAGGTGAAACCGGGTAAACACCTTGTAGCACCCAAGCCCGCTGCCGGTAAAACACCGGTTAAAAAAGTTGGTGCAAAGAAACCCGTAGCTAAAAAGAAAAACTAA
- a CDS encoding FKBP-type peptidyl-prolyl cis-trans isomerase, whose translation MNKKLMFVALAAIGFAGCNGGFKQGDGGLLYNIHTSKGGAKLKEGDFMSLNMILKTDKDSIIDNSYDNGTPIFSPMPKSQTKGDIVSGLALLGEGDSATIKVSVDSLRKNGQQVPPTFKGKYLVYVVKIEKVIAKGALNENVFRDRVMQYINGQKDALKTKEPGKIAAYFSKHQDLKFNKTASGLNYAITTPGSGPNVANGDTAVINYTLRLTTGKVLETSEKAVALKEKMPINPMNPYQPLRVAVGEGRVIKGWDEGLLLLNKGAKAVLVVPSVLAYGEQGGQGMQPYTPLVFDVEIVNIVHPNPNAPKPTAPQMPAPLTK comes from the coding sequence ATGAACAAAAAACTGATGTTTGTGGCACTTGCGGCCATTGGATTTGCAGGTTGCAACGGCGGATTTAAGCAGGGCGATGGCGGCTTGCTTTATAATATCCACACCTCAAAAGGCGGTGCAAAACTTAAAGAAGGCGATTTTATGAGCCTTAACATGATCCTGAAAACTGATAAGGATTCAATTATCGATAACTCGTACGATAATGGTACACCAATTTTTAGCCCTATGCCAAAATCACAAACTAAAGGTGATATTGTTTCGGGTTTGGCATTATTAGGCGAAGGCGATAGTGCTACCATTAAAGTATCGGTTGATTCTTTGCGTAAAAACGGGCAACAGGTACCTCCAACCTTTAAAGGCAAATACCTGGTGTATGTAGTTAAAATTGAAAAGGTGATTGCCAAAGGCGCGTTAAATGAAAATGTTTTCCGCGATAGGGTTATGCAATATATCAACGGCCAAAAAGACGCGCTTAAAACCAAAGAGCCTGGTAAAATCGCTGCTTATTTCAGCAAACACCAGGATTTGAAGTTTAACAAAACTGCATCGGGCTTAAATTATGCCATCACCACTCCGGGCAGCGGCCCTAACGTGGCAAATGGCGATACTGCAGTAATAAACTATACTTTAAGGCTTACCACAGGTAAGGTTTTAGAAACCAGTGAAAAAGCTGTGGCCCTGAAAGAAAAAATGCCTATCAACCCAATGAATCCTTATCAGCCGCTGCGTGTTGCTGTTGGCGAAGGCAGGGTAATTAAAGGCTGGGATGAAGGCTTGTTATTGTTGAATAAAGGTGCCAAAGCGGTATTGGTAGTGCCGTCGGTATTAGCTTACGGAGAGCAGGGAGGCCAGGGCATGCAGCCTTATACTCCGCTTGTATTTGATGTAGAAATTGTAAACATTGTACATCCAAATCCTAATGCACCAAAACCAACAGCGCCGCAAATGCCTGCACCGCTAACCAAATAA
- a CDS encoding DHH family phosphoesterase gives MLDLAALSDLLKQPQKIVITTHHKPDGDAMGSSLGLYNYLIQQGHHAQVIAPTDYPDFLSWLPGNENVIVYTENLEQAAELIAEAKLIFCLDFNALSRINDMGELVGASEAYKIMIDHHLEPADFDDYRHWDINACATAQLVYDFIVNELKHPELVNKDVATCLYTGIMTDSASFRLPNTTSTVHRIVADLIDAGAVNWRIHELVYNSASENRLRFLGHCLANCLEVLPEYNTAIIAVSKQDLERFDVETGDTEGVVNYALSMATIHLAAFIVERADRVKLSLRSKGEFPANEICKKYFNGGGHRNAAGGHSDAPLAVVIEQFKQILPEYKKLLIQ, from the coding sequence ATGTTAGATTTAGCCGCCCTGAGCGACCTTTTAAAGCAGCCGCAAAAAATAGTGATCACCACGCATCATAAACCCGATGGTGATGCGATGGGCTCGTCGTTAGGTTTGTACAACTATCTTATTCAGCAAGGTCACCATGCCCAGGTGATTGCCCCAACCGATTATCCTGATTTTTTGAGCTGGCTGCCAGGTAATGAAAACGTAATTGTTTATACCGAAAACCTTGAACAGGCTGCCGAACTGATAGCAGAGGCTAAACTGATATTCTGTCTTGATTTTAATGCCTTAAGCCGTATTAATGATATGGGCGAATTGGTAGGCGCAAGTGAAGCCTACAAAATCATGATCGACCATCACCTCGAACCGGCCGATTTTGATGATTACCGCCACTGGGATATCAACGCCTGCGCTACGGCGCAACTGGTTTATGATTTTATTGTAAACGAGCTTAAACACCCCGAACTTGTTAATAAAGATGTAGCTACCTGCCTTTATACAGGTATTATGACGGACTCGGCTTCGTTCAGGCTACCCAATACAACATCAACCGTACACCGCATAGTTGCCGACCTGATTGATGCCGGCGCAGTAAACTGGCGCATTCACGAGTTGGTTTATAACAGCGCTTCCGAAAACAGGCTTCGCTTTTTAGGTCACTGCCTGGCCAACTGCCTTGAAGTACTGCCCGAATACAATACCGCCATTATTGCCGTTAGTAAACAGGACCTTGAAAGGTTTGACGTAGAAACCGGAGATACCGAAGGTGTGGTTAACTACGCCCTATCCATGGCTACCATCCATTTGGCTGCCTTTATTGTTGAACGTGCCGACAGGGTGAAACTCTCACTCCGCTCAAAAGGTGAGTTTCCGGCAAACGAGATCTGCAAAAAATATTTTAACGGCGGCGGGCACCGTAACGCAGCAGGAGGGCACTCAGATGCACCTTTGGCGGTGGTTATTGAACAGTTTAAACAAATATTACCTGAGTATAAAAAACTATTAATACAGTAA
- a CDS encoding nucleoside-diphosphate kinase: MKTNRTFTMIKPDAVAAGNIGGILDMITKGGFKIVALKYTALSAEKAGLFYEVHKERPFYQGLVDFMSSGPIVAAILEKDNAIADFRALIGATNPADAAEGTIRKKYAKSIGENAVHGSDSDENADIEGNFFFSAFERF, from the coding sequence ATGAAAACCAACAGAACATTTACCATGATTAAGCCCGATGCTGTTGCAGCCGGCAATATCGGTGGCATTTTAGACATGATCACCAAAGGCGGGTTTAAAATTGTAGCGCTTAAATACACCGCTTTATCAGCCGAAAAAGCAGGTTTATTTTACGAAGTTCACAAAGAGCGTCCTTTTTACCAGGGATTGGTTGACTTTATGTCGTCTGGTCCTATTGTAGCCGCTATTTTGGAAAAAGACAATGCTATTGCCGACTTCCGTGCTCTTATTGGTGCTACCAACCCTGCCGATGCGGCCGAAGGCACCATCCGTAAAAAATACGCCAAATCAATTGGCGAAAATGCTGTTCATGGTTCAGATTCTGATGAGAATGCAGATATTGAAGGAAACTTCTTCTTTTCGGCCTTCGAAAGGTTTTAA
- a CDS encoding DUF721 domain-containing protein, giving the protein MRKTNDKTLKEAIEQMLNVYKIKRRFDETGVVNFWPELVGKSVANRTKEIFVRDKKLFLRIESSVIKHELALMHTQIIQKINEEAKSVLVEEIIFL; this is encoded by the coding sequence ATGCGTAAAACGAACGATAAAACACTGAAAGAGGCAATTGAGCAAATGCTTAACGTTTATAAAATAAAACGCCGTTTTGACGAAACAGGGGTGGTGAATTTCTGGCCCGAGCTGGTGGGTAAATCAGTAGCCAACCGAACAAAGGAAATTTTTGTGAGGGATAAAAAACTGTTTTTACGTATCGAATCGTCCGTTATTAAGCACGAACTGGCCCTGATGCATACGCAGATTATCCAGAAAATAAACGAAGAAGCTAAATCGGTATTGGTTGAAGAGATTATCTTCCTCTAA
- the recF gene encoding DNA replication/repair protein RecF (All proteins in this family for which functions are known are DNA-binding proteins that assist the filamentation of RecA onto DNA for the initiation of recombination or recombinational repair.), whose product MYLQQLSVINFKNYDEAELVFSEGVNAFTGNNGAGKTNLLDAIHYLSLCKSYFNPIDSQQIKQGAEFFIVTGTFNKNDQPEAVACSVKRNQKKQFKRNKKDYQRLADHIGLLPLVMISPYDISIITEGSEERRKFIDNVISQTDNHYLDELITYNKILTNRNALLKQIADTGKYDPGLLEIIDEQLSTSGNRIFERRRNFMDGFVEIFNKHYHFISDNAEPVELVYESQLLTDSFDHLLQKTFNRDRALERTTAGIHKDDLQFNIHGMPMKKFGSQGQQKSFLIALKLAQYTFLYQQKGFKPLLLLDDIFDKLDDNRVTKLMQMVSNNDFGQVFITDTGVERVEQVFNKIGVAVKLFKVKGGAIDA is encoded by the coding sequence ATGTATCTCCAGCAATTATCCGTTATCAATTTTAAAAATTACGATGAGGCCGAACTGGTTTTTAGCGAGGGGGTTAATGCGTTTACCGGGAATAACGGAGCGGGTAAAACCAATTTGCTGGATGCCATTCACTACCTGTCGTTATGTAAAAGTTATTTTAACCCGATAGATAGCCAGCAGATTAAACAGGGTGCCGAGTTTTTTATAGTTACCGGCACGTTTAACAAAAACGATCAGCCCGAGGCGGTGGCCTGCTCGGTAAAGCGCAATCAAAAAAAACAGTTTAAGCGTAATAAGAAGGATTACCAGCGCCTGGCCGATCATATCGGGCTGCTGCCCCTGGTAATGATCTCGCCTTATGATATCAGTATTATTACCGAGGGGAGCGAAGAGCGGCGCAAGTTTATTGATAATGTGATATCGCAAACGGATAACCATTATCTGGATGAACTGATTACCTATAACAAGATCCTTACTAATCGTAATGCGCTGCTAAAACAAATTGCGGATACGGGTAAATACGATCCGGGTTTGCTTGAGATTATAGACGAGCAGTTAAGCACATCCGGTAACCGCATTTTTGAGCGCCGCCGTAATTTTATGGATGGCTTTGTTGAGATTTTTAATAAGCACTACCATTTTATAAGCGATAATGCCGAACCGGTTGAACTGGTTTATGAATCGCAATTACTTACAGACAGTTTTGACCATTTGCTGCAAAAAACCTTTAACCGCGACCGGGCGTTAGAGCGTACCACAGCAGGCATACATAAAGATGATTTGCAGTTTAATATCCATGGTATGCCCATGAAAAAGTTTGGATCGCAGGGACAGCAAAAATCATTTTTAATTGCGCTTAAGCTGGCTCAGTATACGTTTTTATATCAGCAAAAAGGATTTAAACCTTTGCTGCTGCTTGATGATATTTTTGATAAACTGGATGATAACCGCGTTACCAAGCTAATGCAAATGGTATCCAATAACGATTTTGGGCAGGTGTTTATAACCGATACCGGCGTTGAGCGCGTTGAGCAGGTTTTTAATAAAATAGGGGTTGCTGTAAAACTGTTTAAAGTAAAAGGAGGGGCAATAGATGCGTAA
- a CDS encoding tetratricopeptide repeat protein: MSKTEANTKVAAPENTFGQSGKFVRENQKSLLFIVGAIVALIAIYFIYLKLYLGPREVTAANQMYKAQDFWQQKNWDKAIKGDAGFPGFEKIITDYSNTKAANLAYFYLGTAYLNKGDYRKAIDNLTNYRGDDSMVAAEAYGSTGDAYVELKDYEKAVTYFSKAVDKAKNKFLSPLYLKKLGLTYEAQKNNKDAAEAYKRIKTEYPESNEAQNIDEYIARAEAKL; the protein is encoded by the coding sequence ATGTCAAAAACCGAGGCGAACACTAAAGTTGCAGCACCTGAAAACACATTTGGTCAGAGTGGCAAATTTGTGCGCGAGAACCAAAAGAGCTTATTATTTATTGTAGGGGCTATTGTTGCCCTTATTGCCATCTATTTTATTTATTTAAAATTGTATTTAGGTCCGCGGGAGGTTACAGCCGCCAACCAGATGTATAAAGCGCAGGATTTTTGGCAGCAAAAAAATTGGGATAAAGCCATTAAAGGCGATGCCGGTTTCCCTGGTTTTGAAAAGATCATTACCGATTACAGCAATACCAAAGCAGCAAACCTTGCTTACTTTTACCTGGGTACTGCTTATCTTAACAAGGGCGACTACCGCAAAGCTATTGATAACTTAACCAACTACCGCGGCGATGACAGCATGGTTGCAGCCGAAGCTTACGGCAGCACCGGTGACGCATATGTTGAACTGAAAGATTACGAAAAAGCAGTAACTTATTTTAGCAAAGCTGTTGATAAGGCAAAAAACAAATTCCTATCTCCACTTTACCTTAAAAAATTAGGCTTAACCTACGAGGCTCAGAAAAACAACAAAGATGCTGCAGAAGCTTACAAAAGGATCAAAACAGAATATCCTGAAAGCAACGAGGCTCAAAATATTGACGAGTATATAGCTCGTGCCGAAGCAAAACTTTAA